A segment of the Flavobacteriales bacterium genome:
ATCATTCTCCGCATTCTGGTCCATTCCTCCAGATACTTCAATTTTACTCCCAAAACCGCACCCTGAATGGCTTCCATTCTATAATTATGTCCATAGGAATGATGATGATACTTCTTGGCCTGTCCCTGATCTCTGATCATCTTCACCTTAACCGCCAACTCATCATTGTTTGTAAGCACCGCACCACCTTCCCCATATGCACCCAAATTTTTTCCGGGGTAAAAACTAAAGGACGATATTTCCCCCAGCCCACCAACCATCTGCCCCTTAAACTGTGCCAGATGAGCCTGTGCAGCATCTTCAATAAGAAAAATATTATTCGCAACAGCCAGGTCTCTTAAGCCATCCATATTTGCCGGATTACCGTACAAGTGTACTGCTATAATGGCCCGGGTTTTCGTGGTAATGGCCTTTTCTACCATTGCAGGGTCTATGTTATATGTAAGGGGATCGCAATCCACAAAAACCGGTGTAGCACCGGTCAGTGTAATTCCCCATGCCGTTGCAATAAAAGTATTTGCCGGCATGATCACTTCATCACCAGGTCCAACTCCCAGAGCCCAAAGCGCAAGATGGTTGCCATCTGTGCCCGAACTCACACCAATGGCATGCTTGGCTTGATGTGCTTCCGCAAACCGTGCTTCAAACGCTTCTACTTTTGGGCCCAGAATATATCCGGCTGTATCCAGCACTTCCTGGATCTCTTTATTAATTTCTTCTTTTACGGA
Coding sequences within it:
- a CDS encoding DegT/DnrJ/EryC1/StrS family aminotransferase — encoded protein: MKVPFLDLRLNYQSVKEEINKEIQEVLDTAGYILGPKVEAFEARFAEAHQAKHAIGVSSGTDGNHLALWALGVGPGDEVIMPANTFIATAWGITLTGATPVFVDCDPLTYNIDPAMVEKAITTKTRAIIAVHLYGNPANMDGLRDLAVANNIFLIEDAAQAHLAQFKGQMVGGLGEISSFSFYPGKNLGAYGEGGAVLTNNDELAVKVKMIRDQGQAKKYHHHSYGHNYRMEAIQGAVLGVKLKYLEEWTRMRRMIADKYNENLNNLDGIFLPTETAGGRHVYHLYVIQTEDRDGMKNYLDGKGIVSGLHYPIPIHMQKCFQSLGYRKGDFPVTEQLADRCLSLPMFPEMTTEQVQYVSENVRLFATQKATI